The following coding sequences lie in one Brevibacterium marinum genomic window:
- a CDS encoding GntR family transcriptional regulator — protein MNAQPSIPRADITRRGLRDLVYEHILEILLTGEISPGERVSIDGLARQLNVSPTPVREALVDLERTGLVVREARRGYRVSPPLDRGQLQELFIARETVETAATRLATPADDDLLRSLEAAHAEHTSAGEKVRETAEHLDETAEDPDETRRNQVSTAQEYFARDRDFHDRILEHCGNRYLVKMSNDLGAQVHRLRQALPHGITDVNEALAEHRAIIEAFASPDPTAPEAAMRHHVRMVAHRALVEDPQPPGQITHEDP, from the coding sequence ATGAATGCACAGCCTTCGATCCCCCGCGCAGACATCACACGTCGCGGACTCCGCGATCTCGTCTACGAACACATCCTCGAAATCCTTCTCACCGGAGAGATCTCCCCGGGCGAAAGAGTCTCCATCGACGGTTTGGCCAGGCAACTCAATGTCTCACCGACGCCTGTGAGGGAGGCACTCGTCGATCTCGAGCGCACCGGTCTCGTCGTTCGCGAGGCCCGGCGCGGCTACCGCGTCTCACCACCGCTGGATCGCGGACAGCTTCAAGAGCTTTTCATCGCCCGTGAGACAGTGGAGACCGCAGCGACACGACTGGCGACACCTGCCGATGACGATCTGCTGCGCTCGCTCGAAGCGGCCCACGCCGAGCATACGAGTGCCGGCGAGAAAGTCCGGGAGACCGCAGAACACCTCGATGAGACCGCCGAGGACCCCGACGAGACTCGCCGAAATCAGGTGAGCACCGCACAGGAGTACTTCGCCCGCGACCGGGACTTCCACGACAGAATCCTCGAACACTGCGGCAACCGCTACCTCGTGAAGATGTCGAACGACCTGGGTGCCCAGGTCCATCGACTGCGACAGGCACTGCCCCACGGCATCACCGACGTCAACGAAGCACTGGCCGAACACCGGGCCATCATCGAGGCCTTCGCCTCCCCCGACCCCACCGCGCCCGAAGCCGCCATGCGCCATCACGTCAGGATGGTCGCCCACCGCGCACTCGTCGAAGACCCTCAACCACCCGGCCAAATCACCCACGAGGATCCATGA
- a CDS encoding dihydroxyacetone kinase family protein, producing MTRLFNDPNDFVADMSRGFALASSRWVRGVPGGVVRSTAADEPTVSLVIGGGSGHFPAFSGLVGPGLAHGTAMGNVFASPSTKQIASVARACDQGRGILFSYGNYAGDVLNFDQAQTQLRSEGIDVSTVVVTDDIFSAPVDELEKRRGIAGDLVIFKIAGAAAESGHDLPEVEALARRANQRTRSIGVAFSGCTLPGADAPLFTVPDGQMAIGLGIHGEPGIDEVPLPSAVQLAELLVSRLLAEAPTSSHRVVPILNGLGTVKYEELYLLYGLIHPRLAEAGLEVVDPEVGEFCTSFDMAGLSLTLLWLDEDLEPLWSAPCSSAAFTRGEFASGHRPTAFTTQTASTHLQPGTARDASPTTDHPDPPPASATSQHLGREISVVLTRIAEALDAAAVELGRLDSIAGDGDHGIGMQRGSKAAALAAGEAAEAGLGASAVISEAGEAWGDVGGGTSGAIWCRVLSALAHGFSGDLTPTPAAVSAALTDTLDAVRAFGGVDVGEKTLVDALAPLAEEFARIALNTGNTETPAPGAVTPSSDQGDITLFAQASARAARVATRAAESTADMAARRGRARTHGERSRGTPDPGAVSLALVATEVADHLERRRRETSAPHTIPPNAVTTRPADVSRKAARS from the coding sequence GTGACCAGACTGTTCAATGACCCGAATGACTTCGTCGCCGACATGTCCCGCGGTTTCGCGCTCGCTTCGTCCCGCTGGGTGCGAGGTGTCCCGGGCGGCGTCGTGCGATCGACGGCGGCCGATGAGCCGACCGTCTCCCTCGTCATCGGAGGCGGCAGCGGGCACTTTCCTGCTTTCTCGGGACTCGTCGGTCCTGGTTTGGCGCACGGAACGGCAATGGGAAATGTCTTCGCATCTCCCTCGACGAAACAGATCGCATCGGTGGCGCGTGCTTGTGATCAGGGGCGTGGAATCCTGTTCAGCTACGGCAACTACGCGGGGGACGTCCTCAATTTCGATCAGGCCCAGACGCAGCTGCGATCCGAGGGCATCGACGTGTCGACAGTCGTGGTCACAGACGACATCTTCAGCGCTCCTGTCGATGAACTCGAGAAGCGTCGAGGAATCGCCGGCGACCTCGTCATCTTCAAGATCGCCGGTGCGGCAGCCGAATCCGGGCACGATCTCCCCGAGGTCGAAGCCCTGGCCCGCAGAGCCAACCAACGCACCCGGTCGATCGGAGTCGCGTTCTCGGGGTGCACTCTGCCGGGCGCCGACGCGCCACTTTTCACCGTGCCTGACGGCCAGATGGCGATCGGACTCGGCATCCACGGTGAACCGGGCATCGACGAAGTGCCCCTGCCTTCCGCGGTCCAGTTGGCGGAGCTGCTCGTCTCTCGCCTTCTGGCCGAAGCACCCACGTCTTCGCACAGAGTCGTTCCCATCCTCAACGGGCTCGGAACTGTGAAATATGAGGAGCTCTATCTCCTCTATGGGCTGATCCACCCCAGGCTGGCCGAAGCAGGACTGGAAGTCGTCGACCCTGAGGTCGGCGAATTCTGCACAAGCTTCGACATGGCCGGCCTATCGCTGACGCTGCTCTGGCTCGATGAAGACCTCGAACCCCTGTGGTCGGCGCCGTGCTCATCCGCCGCGTTCACCCGTGGTGAGTTCGCAAGCGGTCATAGACCCACAGCATTCACGACACAGACTGCTTCGACACATCTGCAGCCCGGGACTGCTCGCGACGCGTCGCCCACAACGGATCATCCTGACCCGCCACCTGCCTCGGCGACGTCTCAGCACCTCGGGCGGGAGATCTCTGTGGTGCTCACGCGGATTGCCGAGGCCCTCGATGCCGCTGCAGTCGAACTCGGACGTCTCGACAGCATCGCCGGGGACGGCGACCACGGCATCGGAATGCAGCGCGGATCGAAAGCGGCCGCGCTCGCAGCCGGTGAGGCCGCCGAGGCAGGACTCGGTGCATCTGCGGTGATCAGCGAAGCAGGAGAGGCCTGGGGCGACGTGGGCGGGGGCACCTCCGGGGCGATCTGGTGCCGAGTGCTGTCGGCTCTGGCGCACGGGTTCTCGGGAGATCTCACCCCCACACCGGCAGCGGTCTCAGCGGCGCTGACCGACACCCTCGACGCGGTTCGCGCCTTCGGCGGTGTCGATGTCGGTGAGAAGACACTCGTCGATGCGCTTGCCCCTCTGGCCGAGGAATTCGCCCGTATCGCCCTCAACACTGGGAACACCGAAACGCCGGCGCCGGGCGCTGTCACGCCGTCCTCGGATCAGGGGGACATCACCTTGTTCGCGCAGGCGAGCGCCCGGGCCGCACGCGTGGCGACCCGCGCCGCAGAGTCGACTGCAGACATGGCGGCCAGACGCGGGCGTGCCCGCACACACGGCGAACGGAGCAGAGGCACCCCGGATCCCGGCGCGGTCTCGCTCGCCCTGGTCGCGACCGAAGTCGCAGACCACCTCGAACGCCGTCGCAGAGAGACCAGCGCACCTCACACGATTCCACCGAACGCCGTGACCACCCGCCCGGCAGACGTCTCACGAAAGGCAGCACGATCATGA
- a CDS encoding SDR family NAD(P)-dependent oxidoreductase, which produces MTPTSPDPQSAISLGAAFPNDRTAVLTGVGSANGIGRHTAHRLAQSGWNLGLIARREDQARDLAGEISTAYGVAALGKGADVTKSEEIAEAAAAFESNLPQVVALANFAGVSSSVTYFEITDEEWTRVMTNNLTSTHLVTQAFGRIMAKNGLGRIVGLSSVTAQKGGGTFSKTAYAAAKAGIVGLMRGVALELGPYGVTANSVSPGPVDTDIMGGPLDDERRDAMGAATALGRISVPEDVSATVEFLFSEGAGHITGQTLSINGGLYFH; this is translated from the coding sequence ATGACACCGACTTCCCCTGACCCGCAGTCTGCGATCTCCCTGGGAGCGGCGTTTCCCAACGATCGCACGGCAGTTCTCACCGGTGTCGGCAGCGCCAACGGAATCGGCCGACACACCGCCCACCGTCTCGCACAATCGGGTTGGAATCTCGGTCTCATCGCGCGGCGTGAGGATCAAGCACGTGACCTCGCCGGGGAGATATCGACGGCGTACGGCGTCGCAGCGCTCGGCAAGGGCGCCGATGTGACCAAATCAGAGGAGATCGCCGAGGCGGCAGCCGCATTCGAATCGAATCTGCCGCAGGTCGTCGCGCTGGCGAACTTCGCCGGCGTCTCCTCCTCAGTGACCTATTTCGAGATCACCGACGAGGAATGGACACGGGTGATGACGAACAACCTCACCTCCACCCACCTCGTCACCCAGGCCTTCGGCCGCATCATGGCGAAGAACGGTCTGGGTCGCATCGTCGGCCTGTCCTCGGTCACGGCCCAGAAGGGCGGCGGAACGTTCTCCAAGACGGCTTATGCTGCCGCCAAGGCCGGGATCGTCGGGCTCATGCGTGGAGTCGCGCTGGAGCTCGGCCCCTACGGCGTGACCGCGAACTCGGTGTCCCCGGGCCCGGTCGACACCGACATCATGGGCGGCCCCTTGGACGATGAGCGCCGTGATGCGATGGGGGCGGCAACCGCTCTGGGCCGCATCTCGGTTCCGGAGGATGTCTCCGCTACGGTCGAGTTCCTGTTCAGCGAGGGCGCCGGGCACATCACGGGCCAGACCTTGAGCATCAACGGGGGCCTCTACTTCCACTGA
- a CDS encoding ribose-5-phosphate isomerase has translation MTLRVVIGSDDAGFDYKEALKADLSNDERVSSVADVGVDPESHTFYPSIATTAAEIVARGDADRAILICGTGLGVAIAANKVKGIRAATAHDSFSVERSVLSNDAQILCMGQRVIGIELARRLAREWIGYTFDPRSASNDKVAQISAYESR, from the coding sequence ATGACACTGCGAGTAGTCATCGGATCCGACGACGCAGGGTTCGACTACAAGGAAGCCCTCAAAGCCGACCTCAGCAACGACGAACGGGTCAGCTCGGTCGCTGACGTCGGAGTCGACCCCGAATCCCATACGTTCTACCCCTCCATTGCCACCACTGCGGCCGAAATCGTCGCTCGCGGCGACGCCGATCGGGCAATCCTCATCTGCGGCACCGGACTCGGAGTCGCGATCGCAGCGAACAAGGTCAAAGGCATCCGAGCCGCCACGGCACACGACTCCTTCAGCGTCGAACGCTCTGTCCTGTCCAATGACGCCCAGATCCTCTGTATGGGCCAAAGAGTCATCGGGATCGAACTCGCGCGTCGGCTGGCCCGCGAATGGATCGGCTACACCTTCGATCCGAGGAGCGCCTCGAACGACAAAGTCGCCCAGATCAGCGCCTACGAGTCCCGCTGA
- a CDS encoding aromatic amino acid transport family protein, whose translation MKPQRSETISFWQGVSIIVGANIGAGILSLPYGAKNGGYLALLAALLVAGFLTTASMLFVAEVALRTKEPLQLSGLARKYLGQTGSWLIFAGVVVNGLGALIAYTTGSGSILSDIFGISPSVGSLIFFVPGLVVVWFGLKATGRSEQGLSVAMIVLILFLCAWTFVGPGVDIGNLTYVHPFFIIPIVNLAVFSFIAQYTVPELARGLAETNPRGLPRAVIVGMGLTGFLLAIVPLAALGMLGPDSITEVVTVGWGQELGQIAYVLSNIFALLAMMTSFWAIALTLMTNIFDRFRWPSHGASGYRIAALSLVGVPPFVIGVFQLTGFVSALGYAGGFAGAIMSVVPVLMLHRARRFGDQEPAWTAGWVAHPLIQALLIIVFGLAFVYSLLSAVGLIPDGWA comes from the coding sequence ATGAAACCTCAAAGAAGTGAGACGATTTCATTTTGGCAGGGTGTTTCGATCATCGTCGGTGCGAATATCGGTGCGGGCATCCTCAGCCTTCCCTATGGTGCGAAGAACGGAGGCTATCTTGCTTTGCTGGCGGCGTTGCTGGTGGCCGGGTTCCTGACAACAGCCTCGATGCTGTTCGTCGCCGAAGTCGCGCTTCGAACCAAAGAGCCGCTTCAACTGTCCGGTTTGGCCAGGAAGTACCTCGGACAGACCGGATCCTGGCTGATCTTTGCCGGAGTAGTCGTCAACGGCCTGGGCGCCCTCATCGCCTACACCACAGGCAGCGGAAGCATTCTCTCCGATATATTCGGAATTTCGCCGTCCGTGGGAAGCCTGATCTTCTTCGTCCCCGGACTCGTCGTCGTCTGGTTCGGTCTCAAAGCGACTGGCCGTTCCGAACAGGGCCTGTCCGTCGCGATGATCGTGTTGATTCTATTCCTGTGTGCATGGACGTTCGTCGGTCCGGGGGTCGACATCGGCAACCTGACGTACGTGCACCCCTTCTTCATCATTCCCATCGTGAACTTGGCTGTATTCTCGTTCATTGCTCAATACACGGTTCCCGAGCTGGCGAGAGGTTTGGCCGAGACCAACCCCCGTGGTCTTCCCCGTGCGGTGATCGTCGGAATGGGTCTCACCGGATTCTTACTGGCAATAGTGCCCCTGGCTGCTCTCGGCATGTTGGGACCTGACAGCATTACCGAGGTGGTCACTGTTGGATGGGGACAGGAGCTCGGACAGATCGCCTATGTGCTCTCGAACATCTTCGCACTCCTGGCCATGATGACTTCATTCTGGGCCATCGCCCTGACGCTGATGACGAATATATTCGATCGATTCAGATGGCCTTCTCATGGGGCGAGCGGGTACCGAATCGCTGCGCTCTCACTTGTCGGCGTCCCACCGTTCGTCATTGGAGTCTTTCAGCTCACAGGATTCGTCTCGGCGCTCGGTTACGCGGGAGGCTTCGCCGGTGCGATCATGTCTGTCGTTCCGGTGCTGATGCTCCACCGGGCGCGACGCTTCGGCGATCAGGAACCGGCGTGGACGGCTGGCTGGGTCGCCCATCCGCTGATACAGGCCCTGCTCATCATCGTGTTCGGGCTCGCATTCGTCTACTCGCTTCTCAGCGCAGTCGGTCTGATCCCGGATGGGTGGGCATAA
- a CDS encoding enoyl-CoA hydratase, with protein sequence MTETEDTGATAENLLVDSEDGVLTVTFNRPEARNAMTWGMYMGLAEACERADADDSIRVMVLRGAGGKAFVAGTDIAQFTEFDGAAGVAYEKRISEVLSRLRAVNVPVIAAIDGYCVGGGLGIAACADVRLASPRARFGVPIARTLGNCLSGDTLSLLIELLGRARVVDMLLRARFIEVDEALTAGFVGLVTDDTAEATAEWANTLKGHAPLTMWSVKEIVRRLSDSDGAVDDEDIVERIYGSEDFHNAVHAFIDKTRYEWQGR encoded by the coding sequence ATGACCGAAACAGAAGACACAGGGGCGACGGCGGAGAACCTCCTCGTCGACAGCGAGGACGGTGTCCTGACCGTCACGTTCAACCGTCCCGAGGCGCGCAACGCCATGACCTGGGGTATGTACATGGGCCTCGCGGAAGCGTGCGAGCGAGCCGACGCGGACGACTCGATCCGAGTCATGGTCCTGCGCGGAGCGGGTGGGAAGGCCTTCGTCGCCGGAACCGACATCGCACAGTTCACCGAGTTCGACGGAGCCGCGGGCGTTGCGTACGAGAAGCGCATCTCTGAGGTGCTCTCACGCCTGCGTGCCGTGAATGTCCCGGTCATCGCGGCGATCGACGGCTACTGTGTGGGAGGAGGACTCGGAATCGCGGCGTGTGCCGACGTGCGCCTCGCCTCACCGCGGGCACGATTCGGCGTGCCGATCGCACGGACTCTCGGCAACTGCCTGTCCGGAGACACACTGTCCCTGCTCATCGAGCTGCTCGGCCGCGCCCGAGTGGTCGACATGCTGCTGCGAGCCAGATTCATCGAAGTGGACGAGGCCCTGACCGCCGGGTTCGTCGGACTCGTCACCGATGACACCGCCGAGGCGACAGCTGAATGGGCGAATACGCTCAAGGGGCATGCACCGCTGACGATGTGGTCGGTCAAAGAGATCGTGCGTCGTCTCTCCGATTCGGACGGTGCCGTCGACGATGAAGACATCGTCGAACGCATCTACGGTTCCGAGGACTTCCACAATGCAGTGCACGCGTTCATCGACAAAACTCGCTACGAATGGCAAGGGCGCTGA
- a CDS encoding RNA-guided endonuclease InsQ/TnpB family protein, whose product MSKTVKKTYRYRFYPTDDQEDLLRRTFGCVRYVYNRALEARVESWKSNRRTLTYSESSALLTDWKKDPELDFLNQVSSVPLQQSLRHLQVGFTRFRAKKSAHPRFKSKRRSAQRAEFTNSAFTWNGQQLKLAKSRSPLKIVWSRPLPQGAEPSTVTVGLDRAGRWHVSILFETSVAPTPVAKATAVAIDLGIHSLATLSTGEKVTNPQFYKRDRRRIAKAHSTLNRKVKGSANHERARKRLARAHAKVADRRRDHLHKLSTRLIRENQTIVLEDLAVENLKRNGGKAKTGINRSISDAAWGQLRSLLEYKAGWQDRNLIIVDRFFPSSQLCSSCGARSGPTTLTVRQWSCDCGAFNDRDVNAARNILAAGLAATVCGGDRSRIRTPL is encoded by the coding sequence ATGTCCAAAACAGTCAAGAAGACATACAGATACCGGTTCTACCCGACTGACGATCAAGAAGACCTGTTGAGACGAACCTTTGGCTGTGTCAGGTACGTTTACAACAGAGCTCTGGAGGCTCGAGTCGAATCCTGGAAGTCGAATCGTCGAACGCTGACTTACTCCGAGTCGTCCGCCCTATTGACTGATTGGAAGAAGGACCCGGAACTCGACTTCCTGAATCAGGTGTCGTCTGTGCCTCTGCAGCAGTCTTTGCGGCACCTCCAGGTGGGGTTCACTCGCTTTCGAGCGAAGAAGAGCGCTCATCCCCGCTTCAAATCAAAACGACGATCAGCTCAACGGGCCGAATTCACCAACTCTGCTTTCACGTGGAATGGGCAACAGCTGAAGCTCGCAAAGTCCCGATCGCCTTTGAAGATCGTATGGTCGCGTCCACTTCCACAAGGAGCAGAGCCGTCAACCGTGACAGTCGGTCTCGATCGAGCTGGCCGCTGGCACGTGTCGATTCTCTTCGAAACGTCAGTGGCTCCGACTCCAGTCGCCAAGGCAACCGCTGTTGCGATTGATCTCGGCATACATTCGCTCGCGACGCTCTCTACGGGGGAGAAGGTCACCAATCCACAATTCTACAAACGCGATCGACGGCGCATCGCCAAAGCGCACTCCACGTTGAACAGAAAGGTCAAAGGTTCCGCCAATCACGAAAGAGCGCGCAAGAGATTGGCTCGCGCCCACGCAAAAGTCGCGGACAGGCGTCGCGATCATCTTCACAAGCTCTCAACTCGACTCATTCGCGAAAACCAAACGATTGTGCTCGAAGATCTGGCGGTGGAGAACCTCAAAAGGAATGGAGGCAAGGCCAAGACCGGGATCAATCGCAGCATCTCTGACGCTGCGTGGGGGCAGCTTCGCTCACTTTTGGAATACAAGGCAGGATGGCAGGACAGGAATCTGATCATTGTCGATCGCTTCTTTCCGTCCAGTCAATTGTGCTCATCTTGCGGCGCTCGGAGCGGACCAACGACCTTGACGGTCAGACAGTGGAGCTGCGATTGCGGCGCTTTCAATGATCGCGATGTCAACGCAGCCAGGAACATACTGGCCGCCGGGCTGGCGGCCACGGTCTGTGGAGGAGATAGAAGTCGCATTCGCACGCCCTTGTGA
- a CDS encoding triose-phosphate isomerase family protein, with protein sequence MPKSSSSPLPDRLIGTSLKMYMGHRQTVDWAVEVSALTHGHPTLTSGTVGLAVLPQFPSIPACLDVAGHLLVGAQNLAADDDGARTGEVSGSVLAEIGCRYVEVGHAERRQHFHETDDIVRAKTAAALRHGLIPILCVGEANAGSPESADAEVVAQIRSALSPTAGDLPTSAAVVIAYEPIWAIGALQPAAPDHIIAVCEAVRARTRAHFPSLDFRLIYGGSAGPGLLTALGSAVDGLFLGRFAHEPDSVPRILDELADVIMLKS encoded by the coding sequence ATGCCGAAATCGTCCTCATCACCGCTGCCGGACCGTCTCATCGGCACCAGCCTGAAGATGTACATGGGTCACAGACAGACGGTGGACTGGGCAGTCGAAGTCAGCGCGCTCACTCACGGCCATCCGACACTCACCTCGGGCACGGTGGGCCTCGCGGTCCTGCCCCAGTTCCCTTCGATCCCCGCCTGCCTCGACGTCGCCGGTCACCTGCTTGTCGGAGCCCAGAATCTTGCAGCGGACGATGACGGTGCTCGGACCGGTGAGGTCTCCGGCTCGGTTCTCGCCGAAATCGGCTGCCGCTACGTCGAAGTGGGCCATGCCGAGCGCCGTCAGCATTTCCACGAAACCGACGACATCGTCCGCGCGAAGACCGCCGCCGCACTGCGGCACGGACTGATCCCGATCCTGTGTGTCGGAGAGGCGAACGCCGGCTCCCCGGAATCCGCCGACGCCGAGGTGGTCGCCCAGATCCGCTCGGCACTGTCCCCCACTGCCGGTGACCTGCCGACCAGCGCAGCCGTCGTCATCGCCTATGAGCCGATCTGGGCGATCGGTGCGCTCCAGCCCGCCGCACCGGATCACATCATCGCCGTCTGCGAAGCGGTGCGTGCCCGCACCCGCGCACACTTCCCCAGCCTCGACTTCCGCCTCATCTACGGCGGCAGCGCCGGACCGGGTCTCCTCACCGCACTCGGTTCGGCAGTCGATGGGCTCTTCCTCGGCCGCTTCGCCCATGAGCCCGATTCGGTGCCGAGGATCCTCGATGAACTCGCCGACGTCATTATGCTGAAATCATGA
- a CDS encoding NAD(P)-dependent oxidoreductase, translating to MTVSPDHITFLGIGAIGLPMALRLQDAGFQVTGVDPFPGPRARATAEGLPNEEQPLSAKASTAVIVMVADGDQLQHALDGDAQTGAPGLLSLMLPEAVLIIMSTVGPDAVRAAADRAGEFGIDVLDVPVTGGIAGVVAGTLRMLASGPREVLDSRRAVLESLGTVIDCGERIGDGQSYKMVNQLLCSVHIVAAAEALSLAGRLGLDQDTVLKAMTAGAANSWMLGDRGPRMLDGIDAQVASAVGIFVKDTALVAEVAENLDIELSMLPAAARRFAEAADLGHVRRDDSQVMRTYDA from the coding sequence ATGACCGTCAGCCCAGACCACATCACGTTCCTCGGGATCGGCGCCATCGGCCTGCCCATGGCTCTGCGGCTCCAGGATGCAGGGTTCCAGGTCACCGGTGTCGATCCCTTCCCCGGCCCCAGAGCCCGCGCCACGGCGGAAGGTCTGCCGAACGAAGAACAGCCGCTTTCGGCAAAGGCTTCAACTGCTGTCATCGTCATGGTGGCCGACGGCGATCAGCTTCAGCACGCTCTCGATGGAGACGCGCAGACGGGAGCACCTGGACTGCTCTCACTCATGCTGCCTGAAGCTGTTCTGATCATCATGAGCACGGTTGGACCCGATGCTGTCCGTGCCGCTGCGGATCGTGCCGGCGAGTTCGGCATCGACGTCCTCGACGTTCCTGTCACAGGAGGCATCGCCGGAGTTGTGGCCGGGACTCTGCGCATGCTCGCCTCGGGCCCGCGAGAGGTCCTCGATTCGCGTCGAGCCGTTCTCGAATCTCTTGGCACGGTCATCGACTGCGGCGAGCGCATCGGCGACGGACAGTCGTACAAGATGGTCAATCAGCTGCTGTGCTCTGTCCACATAGTCGCTGCCGCGGAGGCGCTGTCACTGGCCGGCAGGCTCGGCCTCGACCAGGACACGGTGCTCAAGGCGATGACGGCCGGTGCCGCGAACTCGTGGATGCTCGGTGATCGGGGCCCGCGGATGCTCGACGGCATCGACGCACAGGTGGCCAGTGCCGTCGGCATCTTCGTCAAAGACACCGCTCTCGTGGCGGAGGTAGCTGAGAACCTCGACATCGAGCTGTCCATGCTCCCAGCGGCCGCCCGACGATTCGCCGAGGCCGCCGATCTGGGCCATGTCCGCCGTGACGATTCGCAGGTGATGCGTACCTACGATGCCTGA
- a CDS encoding sugar phosphate isomerase/epimerase family protein, with product MSPTEHTIACCMHGFAPTDPSGLPLHEADPQAWAGIFSTLTDLDFTALEIADSHIRPADLSPERRSLLKELSTSAGVELTAVHVQRTSVIDPDHGEANLEYAHRTIDAAAELGCQVFSTGLHQPFSQAQRDALWFWTAKGWEDPDDPEIRSLAVQRLRELGRHAAEVGLPMSLEMYEDTYLGAAESAVRLIEEIGLDNVGLNPDIGNLIRLHRRIGDWREMHELTLPYANYWHMKNYQRDEAGDGSWFTSHPTTMQNGLIDYRAMVTRAVELGFNGPFLMEQYGGDSLGVCAENRSYLAGLLAQVQPTKGTTAP from the coding sequence ATGAGCCCAACCGAGCACACGATCGCCTGCTGCATGCACGGCTTCGCCCCCACCGACCCCAGCGGTCTGCCGCTCCATGAGGCCGACCCACAGGCCTGGGCCGGAATCTTCTCCACGCTGACCGACCTGGATTTCACTGCCCTCGAGATCGCCGACAGCCACATCCGCCCCGCCGATCTCTCGCCCGAACGCCGCAGTCTGCTCAAGGAACTCAGCACCTCGGCGGGCGTCGAGCTCACCGCTGTCCATGTGCAACGCACGTCGGTCATCGACCCCGACCACGGCGAAGCCAATCTCGAGTATGCGCATCGGACCATCGATGCGGCAGCGGAACTCGGATGTCAGGTGTTCTCGACCGGTCTGCATCAGCCCTTCTCCCAGGCTCAACGCGATGCCCTGTGGTTCTGGACAGCGAAGGGATGGGAGGATCCTGACGACCCCGAGATCCGCTCGCTTGCGGTGCAGCGGTTACGAGAGCTGGGCCGACACGCCGCCGAGGTGGGCCTGCCGATGTCTTTGGAGATGTACGAAGACACGTACCTGGGCGCCGCCGAATCCGCCGTGCGCCTCATTGAGGAGATCGGCCTCGACAACGTCGGGCTCAACCCCGACATCGGCAACCTCATCCGGCTCCACCGCCGCATCGGTGACTGGCGGGAGATGCACGAACTCACACTGCCCTATGCCAACTACTGGCATATGAAGAACTACCAGCGCGACGAAGCCGGCGACGGCTCCTGGTTCACGTCCCACCCGACGACCATGCAGAACGGGCTCATCGACTACCGTGCGATGGTCACCCGCGCCGTGGAGCTCGGCTTCAACGGCCCCTTCCTCATGGAACAGTACGGCGGAGACAGCCTCGGCGTCTGCGCGGAGAACAGAAGCTACCTGGCCGGACTCCTCGCCCAGGTCCAACCGACGAAAGGAACGACGGCCCCATGA